Proteins encoded in a region of the Limibacillus halophilus genome:
- a CDS encoding stimulus-sensing domain-containing protein: MNFVPPAQDKDPVEASRDVKGRRPGKRRFRPRWRSPLTRRILALNLLVLVIPVLGLMHLDDYRKGLIAAELQALTTQARAYSFSLAGGAVVVAANGEQRLVAEQAARITRLLLGDSTIRARIFHREGELIADSFRIAGLSSGIEVTELPPPRPRSGVAGWLSRQFDRFMDLFAGRSDLPLYRENRRQTAQDYEEIERALLGESTGVARRDGKGGLVLSVAVPLQRYRQVLAALMLSSDGASIEAAVRDRRADILWVFAVAMAATVLVSFYLSGTIARPIRQLVEAADQVRRSKNRRAQIPDFSRRRDEIGELSEALREMTEALWNRMDAIERFAADVSHEIKNPLTSVRSAVETVARIDDPTQQRKLMAIILDDVQRLDRLISDISDASRLDAELSRAQTEAVDLKQLLNAVFTSYSETQKDGGPRFEIEIQDEKRAGELTVIGMEGRLGQVFRNLMANAISFSPPGGLLKISLRRDGQEAVVTVEDEGGGIPEGKLEAIFDRFYSERPKGEKFGTHSGLGLSISKQIVEAHGGVIRANNRLDSSGEVCGACFEVRLPLE; this comes from the coding sequence CGGTGTTGGGATTGATGCACCTGGACGATTATCGCAAAGGTCTGATCGCGGCCGAACTTCAGGCACTGACGACGCAAGCCCGGGCCTACTCTTTTTCACTGGCAGGCGGCGCCGTCGTGGTGGCGGCCAACGGCGAACAGCGCCTCGTGGCTGAACAGGCAGCCCGGATCACCCGGCTATTGCTGGGCGATTCAACCATTCGCGCCCGCATCTTCCATCGTGAAGGCGAACTCATCGCCGATTCCTTCCGTATCGCCGGTCTGAGCAGCGGTATAGAGGTGACGGAGCTCCCGCCGCCGCGCCCGCGCAGTGGCGTCGCCGGATGGCTCAGCCGCCAGTTCGATCGCTTCATGGACCTGTTTGCCGGCCGGAGCGATCTGCCGCTGTACCGGGAGAACCGGCGCCAGACCGCCCAGGACTACGAAGAGATCGAGCGGGCCTTGCTGGGCGAGAGTACCGGTGTTGCCCGGCGCGACGGCAAGGGTGGCCTGGTTCTGTCGGTTGCCGTACCCCTGCAGCGTTACCGCCAGGTCCTGGCTGCCCTGATGCTGTCCAGCGACGGCGCCAGCATCGAGGCCGCGGTGCGCGACCGGCGAGCGGATATCCTCTGGGTCTTCGCCGTGGCAATGGCTGCAACCGTTCTGGTTTCCTTTTACCTGTCAGGCACGATCGCGCGGCCTATTCGCCAGCTGGTTGAAGCTGCGGACCAGGTGCGACGCTCCAAAAACCGGCGGGCTCAGATACCGGACTTTTCCAGACGCCGGGACGAGATCGGCGAGCTATCGGAAGCCCTGCGGGAGATGACCGAGGCGCTTTGGAACCGCATGGATGCGATCGAACGTTTCGCGGCGGACGTCTCGCACGAGATCAAGAACCCGCTGACGTCCGTGCGGAGTGCGGTGGAGACCGTTGCCCGAATCGACGATCCGACACAGCAGCGCAAGTTGATGGCGATCATCCTGGACGATGTCCAGCGCCTCGATCGGCTAATTAGCGATATTTCCGATGCTTCGCGGCTGGACGCGGAGCTAAGCCGTGCTCAGACCGAGGCTGTCGATTTGAAGCAACTCCTGAACGCGGTCTTTACCTCCTACTCTGAAACGCAAAAGGACGGGGGGCCGCGCTTCGAAATTGAGATTCAGGACGAAAAACGCGCGGGCGAGCTGACGGTTATCGGAATGGAAGGCCGACTTGGCCAGGTTTTTCGTAATCTTATGGCCAATGCCATTAGCTTCAGCCCTCCCGGCGGTCTTTTGAAAATTTCCTTACGTCGTGACGGCCAAGAAGCGGTTGTCACGGTAGAAGACGAGGGCGGCGGCATACCGGAAGGCAAGCTCGAAGCGATTTTCGACCGTTTTTACAGCGAGCGGCCAAAGGGCGAGAAGTTTGGAACACATTCCGGGCTGGGCCTTTCCATTTCCAAACAGATCGTGGAGGCGCACGGTGGGGTGATCCGGGCCAACAACCGCCTGGATTCCTCAGGGGAGGTCTGCGGAGCGTGCTTTGAGGTCCGCCTGCCTCTGGAGTAA